The proteins below are encoded in one region of Pseudomonas putida S13.1.2:
- a CDS encoding LysR family transcriptional regulator — translation MAVESFNALECFIRSAEVGSFAEAARRLSITPAAVGKHVAQLEARLGVRLFQRSTRKLTLTEAGQRFLGEVSDSFRTIQYAVANLASAEGQPAGLLRVSMGTVFGRLYVLPLLGEFLRRYPAITPDWHFDNRQVDLIGQGFDAAIGGGFDLPPGVVARKLTPAHRVLVAAPAYLQQHAPIEDPQVLQRHDGILIRSPQTGRVRSWPLTSRWQAQQPMQLRQAMTMSDSDAACAVAEQGLGIALVSLPFAVPYLQGGRLRRVLPDWYVDDGHISLYFAEHKLMPGKTRAFIDFVVEQFAEQGLAGRFDALQTV, via the coding sequence ATGGCCGTGGAATCGTTCAACGCGTTGGAATGCTTCATCCGCAGTGCCGAGGTGGGCAGCTTTGCCGAGGCTGCCAGGCGCCTGAGCATTACCCCCGCCGCCGTCGGCAAGCACGTGGCTCAGCTGGAGGCGCGCCTGGGCGTGCGGTTGTTCCAGCGTAGTACCCGCAAGCTGACCCTGACGGAGGCGGGGCAGCGTTTTCTGGGTGAGGTCAGCGACAGCTTCCGTACTATCCAGTACGCCGTGGCCAACCTGGCCAGCGCCGAAGGCCAGCCGGCCGGGTTGTTGCGGGTGAGCATGGGCACTGTGTTCGGGCGCTTGTATGTGTTGCCCTTGCTGGGCGAGTTTCTACGCCGCTATCCGGCGATTACCCCGGATTGGCATTTCGACAACCGCCAGGTCGACCTGATCGGTCAGGGCTTCGATGCAGCCATAGGCGGTGGTTTCGATCTGCCGCCGGGGGTGGTAGCGCGCAAGCTGACACCGGCGCACCGGGTGCTGGTGGCAGCGCCGGCCTATCTGCAGCAGCACGCGCCGATTGAAGACCCGCAGGTGCTGCAACGGCACGACGGCATCCTCATCCGCTCGCCGCAGACCGGGCGGGTGCGCTCGTGGCCGTTGACCAGCCGCTGGCAGGCGCAGCAGCCGATGCAACTGCGCCAGGCGATGACCATGAGCGATTCGGACGCGGCGTGCGCGGTGGCCGAGCAGGGGCTGGGGATTGCCCTGGTGAGCCTGCCGTTTGCCGTGCCGTACCTTCAGGGCGGCCGGCTGCGGCGGGTGTTGCCGGACTGGTACGTGGATGACGGGCATATCAGCCTGTACTTCGCCGAGCACAAGCTGATGCCGGGCAAGACCCGGGCGTTTATCGATTTTGTGGTGGAACAGTTTGCCGAACAGGGGTTGGCGGGGCGGTTCGATGCCTTGCAAACCGTTTAG
- a CDS encoding LysR family transcriptional regulator, with translation MSPDTLTDQLSLFLDVLETGSFSAAARRHPLTPSAVARRIDNLENAVGSRLFTRSTHAVRATPAGNAFAERARRIIEELRLARAEAVSLSNAPEGLIRIDAPAAFGRRHLAPAIADFLVAYPGLDVQLRLIDSFVDLHGSHLGEVDLVLRAGPLADTRLVATPLAYMVRIACASPAYLANRGMPTCPSELPGHDGLDWDGLAPPFAWRFNVAGQTRLYRPARMRMAANNAETLLCGALAGLGVAHLPTWLISEYLLRGELMPLFCDGGLPEAETSGIYALRLEHETNSRSRLLLEFLKSRFSPIPPWDLALRSELRE, from the coding sequence ATGAGCCCCGATACCCTCACCGACCAGTTGAGCCTGTTCCTCGATGTGCTGGAGACCGGCAGTTTTTCCGCCGCCGCCCGGCGCCACCCGCTGACCCCGTCCGCTGTGGCCCGGCGCATCGACAACCTGGAAAACGCCGTGGGCAGCCGCCTGTTCACGCGCAGCACCCACGCGGTGCGCGCCACACCCGCCGGCAATGCCTTTGCCGAGCGGGCCAGGCGCATCATTGAGGAGCTGCGCCTGGCCCGGGCCGAGGCGGTATCGCTGAGCAACGCCCCTGAAGGCCTGATCCGCATCGACGCCCCCGCCGCGTTCGGCCGTCGCCACCTGGCCCCGGCCATCGCCGATTTCCTGGTGGCCTACCCAGGCCTGGACGTGCAACTGCGCCTGATCGACAGCTTCGTCGACCTGCATGGCAGCCACCTGGGCGAGGTCGACCTGGTGCTGCGCGCCGGCCCCTTGGCCGATACCCGGCTGGTGGCCACGCCGCTGGCCTACATGGTGCGCATCGCCTGCGCCAGCCCCGCCTACCTGGCCAACCGCGGCATGCCCACCTGCCCCAGCGAACTGCCCGGGCACGACGGCCTGGACTGGGACGGCCTGGCACCACCGTTCGCCTGGCGCTTCAACGTGGCCGGGCAAACGCGCCTGTACCGCCCTGCGCGCATGCGCATGGCCGCCAACAATGCCGAAACCCTGCTGTGCGGCGCCCTCGCCGGCTTGGGTGTGGCACACCTGCCCACCTGGCTGATCAGCGAGTACCTGCTGCGTGGCGAGTTGATGCCGCTGTTTTGCGACGGCGGCCTGCCGGAAGCCGAGACCAGCGGCATTTACGCACTACGCCTGGAACATGAAACGAACTCTCGCAGCCGTTTGCTGCTCGAATTCCTCAAGAGCCGCTTCAGCCCGATTCCACCCTGGGACCTGGCCTTGCGCAGTGAACTGCGCGAGTAA
- a CDS encoding MarR family winged helix-turn-helix transcriptional regulator: protein MNADTQASCDELLLDNQVCFALHSTSLLMTKVYKPLLQALGLTYPQYLAMLVLWERDDLTVGEISQHLLTDPGSLTPLLKRLESEGLLQRNRSREDERVVMVQLTDKGRALQQQAKEVPQCILKASGRSLEQLQQLQADLLNLRENLQKNL, encoded by the coding sequence ATGAACGCCGACACCCAAGCCTCTTGTGACGAGCTGCTGCTGGACAACCAGGTCTGCTTCGCCCTGCACTCCACCTCGTTGCTGATGACCAAAGTCTACAAACCGCTGCTGCAAGCCTTGGGCCTGACCTACCCGCAGTACCTGGCCATGCTGGTGCTGTGGGAGCGTGACGACCTGACCGTGGGCGAAATCAGCCAGCACCTGCTGACCGACCCAGGCTCACTGACGCCACTGCTCAAGCGCCTGGAAAGCGAAGGCCTGCTGCAGCGCAACCGTAGCCGGGAAGACGAACGGGTAGTGATGGTGCAACTGACCGATAAGGGCCGCGCCCTGCAACAGCAGGCCAAAGAGGTGCCGCAGTGCATCCTCAAGGCCAGCGGGCGCAGCCTGGAGCAGTTGCAGCAGCTGCAGGCCGACCTGCTGAACCTGCGCGAGAACCTGCAGAAAAACCTCTGA
- a CDS encoding MFS transporter, which translates to MNAPTLSRAMILLMATATGLAVASNYYAQPLLHSIAQQFGLSTASAGSIVIAAQLSYGAGLLLLAPLGDLFEQRRLITVMTAIATLGLVISACAPSLPWLLLGTALTGLFSVVAQILVPMAATLSEPHQRGRAVGTLMSGLLLGILLARTAAGFMAELGGWRSIYVLAAVLMAITAVALYRSLPQHHSHAGLKYPALIGSVFRLFIEEPVLRLRSLLGLLSFSLFALFWTPLAFLLSNGPYHYSDAVIGLFGLAGAAGALSANWAGRLADRGKGALGTTVGLVVLLLSWVPLGFAQQSLLALLLGVLMLDLAVQLVHVSNQNAVIALRPEARTRLNAGYITCYFIGGALGSLLGTQLFQHQGWMGIVVAGLVIGGLALLVWGLAERKRKTTLQVA; encoded by the coding sequence ATGAACGCCCCCACTCTCAGCCGCGCCATGATCCTGCTGATGGCTACCGCCACCGGCCTGGCCGTGGCCAGCAACTACTACGCCCAACCGCTGCTGCACAGCATCGCCCAGCAGTTCGGGCTGAGCACTGCCAGCGCCGGCAGCATCGTCATCGCCGCGCAGCTCAGCTATGGCGCCGGCCTGTTGTTGCTGGCGCCACTGGGTGACCTGTTCGAACAGCGCCGGCTGATCACCGTGATGACTGCCATTGCCACCTTGGGCCTGGTCATCAGTGCGTGCGCGCCGAGCCTGCCCTGGCTGCTCCTGGGCACGGCGCTGACCGGGCTGTTTTCGGTAGTGGCGCAGATCCTGGTGCCCATGGCCGCGACCCTCAGCGAGCCACATCAGCGTGGGCGCGCAGTCGGCACGCTGATGAGCGGCTTGCTGCTGGGCATCCTGCTGGCACGGACGGCTGCTGGTTTCATGGCCGAACTGGGCGGCTGGCGCAGCATCTATGTGCTAGCCGCTGTGCTGATGGCGATCACTGCCGTGGCGCTGTACCGCAGCCTGCCGCAGCACCACAGCCATGCCGGGCTGAAATACCCGGCGCTGATCGGCTCGGTGTTCCGCCTGTTTATTGAAGAACCGGTGCTGCGCCTGCGCTCGCTGCTCGGCCTGCTGTCGTTCAGCTTGTTCGCCCTGTTCTGGACGCCCCTGGCGTTCCTGCTGAGCAACGGGCCATACCACTATTCGGATGCGGTGATTGGCCTGTTCGGCCTGGCCGGTGCAGCCGGTGCGTTGTCGGCCAACTGGGCCGGGCGGCTGGCCGACCGCGGCAAGGGCGCCCTGGGCACCACCGTGGGCCTGGTGGTGTTGCTGCTGTCGTGGGTACCGCTGGGCTTTGCCCAGCAGTCGTTGCTGGCGCTGCTGCTGGGCGTGCTGATGCTTGACCTGGCGGTGCAGCTGGTGCACGTCAGCAACCAGAACGCGGTGATTGCCCTGCGCCCCGAGGCACGCACGCGGCTGAACGCCGGGTACATCACCTGCTACTTCATTGGCGGGGCGCTGGGGTCGTTGCTGGGCACGCAGTTGTTCCAGCACCAGGGCTGGATGGGCATTGTGGTGGCGGGCCTGGTGATTGGCGGGCTGGCGTTGCTGGTGTGGGGCCTGGCCGAGCGTAAGCGCAAGACCACCTTGCAGGTGGCCTGA
- a CDS encoding LysR substrate-binding domain-containing protein has product MSQYQSLDPDVLRTFVAIAEQGGFTRAGEVVNRTQSAVSMQMKRLEEDILQRQLFERDGRQVRLTAEGQVLLGYARRILKLHGEVFNTLRMPHMVGLVRIGTPDDYAMRFLPTILSSFAQAYPLVQVEVHCDSSKQLMLRQDLDLTIVTREPGNEVGQLLRQERLVWAAAEGFCPQEQRPMPVALFNTDCFCRAWTCNALEAQGIDYRIAYTSPSLAAIFAIVTAGLAVTAQLQSLITGNIRILGEQDGLPQLPVANVMLVRSTQNPSPITDCMADYIIEGFK; this is encoded by the coding sequence ATGTCCCAGTACCAGAGCCTGGATCCGGACGTGCTGCGCACCTTCGTCGCCATTGCCGAGCAAGGCGGTTTCACCCGCGCTGGCGAAGTGGTCAACCGCACCCAGTCGGCGGTGAGCATGCAAATGAAACGCCTTGAAGAAGACATCCTGCAGCGCCAGCTGTTCGAGCGCGACGGCCGCCAGGTACGCCTGACCGCCGAGGGCCAGGTGCTGCTGGGCTATGCCCGGCGCATCCTCAAGCTGCATGGGGAGGTGTTCAACACCCTGCGCATGCCGCACATGGTCGGGCTGGTGCGCATTGGCACGCCCGACGACTATGCCATGCGCTTTCTGCCGACCATTTTGTCGAGCTTTGCCCAGGCCTACCCGCTGGTGCAGGTGGAGGTGCATTGCGACTCGTCCAAGCAACTGATGCTGCGCCAGGACCTGGACCTGACCATCGTCACCCGCGAGCCAGGCAACGAGGTTGGCCAACTGCTGCGCCAGGAGCGCTTGGTATGGGCCGCCGCCGAAGGCTTTTGCCCGCAGGAACAGCGGCCAATGCCCGTGGCACTGTTCAATACCGACTGCTTCTGCCGGGCCTGGACCTGCAATGCGCTGGAAGCACAGGGTATCGACTACCGCATTGCCTATACCAGCCCCAGCCTGGCGGCGATCTTTGCCATTGTCACGGCAGGGTTGGCCGTGACCGCGCAGCTGCAAAGCCTGATTACCGGGAACATCCGCATACTGGGTGAACAGGACGGCCTGCCGCAGTTGCCGGTGGCCAATGTGATGTTGGTGCGCAGTACGCAGAACCCCTCGCCGATTACCGACTGTATGGCCGATTACATCATTGAAGGGTTCAAGTAA
- a CDS encoding GreA/GreB family elongation factor — protein MDKTRLLAQIVATLEHDLDVLTRAAQSAYEAATAEENIAENKYDTLGLEASYLATGQARRSAEIRQALLIYQQLLLRDHDPARGVQISNLVSLEDEEGNPRRLFLGPEAAGLKIGEGDELVTVITPRSPLGQQLMGKRVDDEVRLGAQALFITGIA, from the coding sequence ATGGACAAGACCCGCCTGCTGGCGCAGATCGTCGCCACCCTCGAGCATGACCTGGACGTGCTCACCCGCGCAGCGCAAAGCGCCTACGAAGCCGCCACCGCCGAAGAGAACATTGCCGAAAACAAGTACGACACCCTGGGCCTGGAAGCTTCGTACCTGGCCACCGGCCAGGCCCGCCGCAGCGCCGAGATCCGCCAGGCGCTGCTGATCTACCAGCAATTGCTGCTGCGCGACCATGACCCGGCGCGTGGGGTGCAGATCAGCAACCTGGTAAGCCTGGAAGATGAGGAAGGTAACCCGCGCCGGTTGTTCCTCGGGCCGGAGGCGGCGGGGCTGAAGATTGGCGAGGGGGATGAGTTGGTGACCGTGATTACCCCGCGCTCACCGCTGGGGCAACAATTGATGGGCAAGCGGGTGGATGATGAGGTGAGACTGGGGGCGCAGGCATTGTTCATTACGGGTATTGCCTGA
- a CDS encoding LysR family transcriptional regulator — protein sequence MNLKQLEYALAVADTGSFTRAAERCHVVQSALSHQVARLEAQLGVSLFERSSRRVRLTPAGEAFVLSARPAVEAARRIADDVAAACGQVRGRLAIGEISSLTALDLVDLLAVFHGRFPDVDVRWITAKSELLVADVVERRLDVGFIGLWQGEVVQGVQHRLLAREELVALLPVDHRLAGRGQLALADLAGEVLVDFPEGTGARRQTDEAFQAAGLQHKVQFEIGHVRLVEKFVQRGMAVGLVPERVAQGIDGVAVARLVDAPVRHLYAVWSSSPTPAARAFLEVMEQHLGCND from the coding sequence ATGAACCTCAAGCAGCTTGAGTACGCCCTCGCCGTGGCCGATACCGGCAGTTTTACCCGTGCGGCGGAGCGTTGCCATGTGGTGCAGTCGGCGCTCAGCCACCAGGTGGCGCGGCTGGAAGCGCAACTGGGCGTAAGCCTGTTCGAACGTAGTTCGCGGCGGGTGCGCCTGACGCCTGCCGGCGAGGCCTTTGTACTTAGCGCGCGGCCGGCGGTGGAGGCTGCCCGGCGCATTGCCGATGATGTGGCCGCGGCCTGCGGGCAGGTGCGCGGGCGGCTGGCGATTGGTGAAATCAGCTCGCTCACGGCGCTGGACCTGGTCGACCTGCTGGCAGTGTTCCACGGTCGATTCCCCGATGTGGATGTGCGCTGGATCACCGCCAAGAGCGAATTGCTGGTTGCCGATGTGGTCGAGCGGCGCCTGGACGTTGGCTTCATTGGCCTGTGGCAGGGCGAGGTGGTGCAGGGTGTGCAGCATCGTTTGCTGGCCAGGGAAGAACTGGTGGCGTTGTTGCCGGTTGATCACCGGCTGGCCGGCCGCGGGCAGCTGGCGCTGGCCGACCTGGCGGGTGAAGTGCTGGTGGACTTCCCCGAAGGCACCGGGGCGCGGCGCCAGACCGATGAGGCGTTTCAGGCAGCGGGTTTGCAGCACAAGGTGCAGTTCGAGATCGGGCATGTGCGCCTGGTGGAAAAGTTTGTACAGCGGGGCATGGCGGTGGGCCTGGTGCCGGAACGGGTGGCCCAGGGCATCGACGGTGTGGCGGTGGCGCGGTTGGTGGATGCGCCGGTGCGGCACCTGTATGCCGTGTGGTCCTCCAGCCCGACGCCGGCTGCCCGGGCGTTTCTGGAGGTGATGGAGCAGCATCTGGGCTGCAATGATTGA
- a CDS encoding 3-oxoacyl-ACP reductase family protein has product MSKQQSLEGKVALVQGGSRGIGAAIVRRLAREGAQVAFTYVSSAGPAEALAREITENGGKALALRADSADAAAVQLAVDDAVKAFGRLDILVNNAGVLTVAPVSEFDLADFDRMLAVNVRSVFVASQAAARYMGQGGRIINIGSTNAERMPFAGGAPYAMSKSALVGLTRGMARDLGPQGITVNNVQPGPVDTDMNPASGEFAESLIPLMAIGRYGEPEEIASFVAYLAGPEAGYITGASLTIDGGFAA; this is encoded by the coding sequence ATGTCCAAGCAACAGTCACTCGAAGGCAAAGTGGCCCTGGTTCAGGGCGGTTCTCGCGGCATTGGCGCAGCCATCGTGCGGCGCCTGGCCCGCGAAGGTGCGCAGGTGGCCTTCACCTATGTCAGCTCCGCCGGCCCGGCAGAAGCACTGGCCCGCGAAATTACCGAAAACGGTGGTAAAGCCCTGGCACTGCGGGCCGACAGCGCCGACGCCGCCGCCGTGCAACTGGCAGTGGATGACGCCGTGAAGGCCTTCGGCAGGCTGGATATCCTGGTTAATAACGCCGGCGTGCTGACGGTGGCACCGGTGAGCGAATTCGACCTGGCCGACTTCGACCGCATGCTGGCGGTGAACGTGCGCAGCGTGTTCGTCGCCAGCCAGGCCGCAGCACGCTACATGGGCCAGGGCGGGCGCATCATCAATATTGGCAGCACCAACGCCGAGCGCATGCCATTTGCTGGCGGTGCGCCTTATGCCATGAGCAAGTCGGCGCTGGTTGGCCTGACCCGTGGCATGGCCCGTGACCTGGGGCCACAGGGCATTACCGTGAACAACGTACAGCCAGGGCCGGTGGACACCGACATGAACCCCGCCAGTGGCGAATTCGCCGAGAGCCTGATCCCGTTGATGGCGATTGGGCGGTATGGCGAGCCGGAAGAGATTGCCAGCTTTGTGGCTTACCTGGCGGGGCCGGAGGCGGGGTATATCACCGGGGCAAGTCTGACCATTGATGGTGGGTTTGCAGCTTGA
- the earP gene encoding elongation factor P maturation arginine rhamnosyltransferase EarP: MKATWDIFCSVVDNYGDIGVTWRLARQLVAEHGLAVRLWVDDLNAFTPMCPGADASAAQQWQHGVEVRQWPVAWLPVAPADVVIGAFACQLPAAYVEAMRARATPPLWLNLEYLSAEDWVEGCHGLPSPQPNGLRKVFFFPGFTEKTGGLLREGSLLARRDAFQQSAEARQAFLQGLGVAPEQGALLISLFAYENPQLANWLDALATAAQPCHLLVPQGRIVAGLSQWLGEAPLPVGSVRKRGALTVQVLPFVSQDDFDRLLWSCDFNAVRGEDSFLRAQWAGQPMLWHIYVQDENAHWEKLEAFLAHYRRGLSDEADAALLGLWRAWNMDRDMGHAWQAARQHWPELQQHARLWALRQAAQPDLATALVHFYRNSL; this comes from the coding sequence ATGAAAGCCACCTGGGACATTTTCTGCAGTGTCGTCGATAACTACGGCGATATCGGCGTGACCTGGCGCCTGGCCCGGCAATTGGTGGCTGAGCATGGCTTGGCGGTACGCCTGTGGGTAGATGACCTGAACGCGTTCACGCCCATGTGCCCTGGGGCGGATGCCAGCGCTGCGCAGCAGTGGCAGCACGGTGTGGAGGTGCGTCAGTGGCCGGTGGCCTGGTTGCCGGTGGCGCCTGCCGATGTGGTGATCGGTGCCTTCGCGTGCCAGTTGCCGGCGGCCTATGTCGAGGCAATGCGTGCCCGCGCCACGCCACCGCTGTGGCTGAACCTTGAATACCTCAGTGCCGAGGACTGGGTAGAGGGTTGCCATGGTCTGCCTTCGCCGCAGCCCAACGGCCTGCGCAAGGTGTTTTTCTTCCCCGGCTTTACCGAGAAAACCGGCGGGCTGCTGCGCGAGGGCTCGCTGCTGGCGCGGCGCGACGCGTTCCAGCAATCGGCCGAGGCACGCCAGGCGTTTCTGCAGGGGCTGGGTGTAGCGCCCGAGCAGGGCGCACTGCTGATTTCGCTGTTTGCCTACGAAAACCCGCAGTTGGCCAACTGGCTGGATGCCTTGGCCACAGCCGCGCAACCGTGCCACCTGCTGGTGCCGCAAGGGCGCATCGTCGCGGGGCTGAGCCAGTGGCTTGGCGAGGCGCCGCTGCCAGTGGGCAGCGTGCGCAAGCGCGGGGCGCTGACCGTGCAGGTGCTGCCTTTCGTCAGCCAGGACGACTTCGACCGGCTGTTGTGGAGTTGCGACTTCAATGCGGTGCGCGGCGAGGACTCGTTCTTGCGTGCGCAGTGGGCCGGGCAGCCGATGTTGTGGCACATCTATGTGCAGGACGAGAACGCCCACTGGGAAAAGCTCGAAGCGTTTCTGGCGCATTATCGACGCGGCCTGTCAGATGAAGCCGATGCCGCCCTGCTGGGCCTGTGGCGTGCCTGGAACATGGACCGTGACATGGGCCATGCGTGGCAGGCCGCCCGCCAGCACTGGCCAGAACTGCAACAGCATGCCCGGCTTTGGGCGTTGCGACAGGCCGCTCAGCCGGACCTTGCCACAGCGCTAGTACACTTTTACCGAAATTCGCTATGA
- a CDS encoding sulfite exporter TauE/SafE family protein has product MIEWLLYIALGAALGTMGGLFGIGGGLIAIPALGVLFGLDQQLAQGTALVMVVPNVLLALWRYHQRNRIELRHALPLSACSFLFAWLGSIWAVGLDAHSMRLGFVGFLVALAVWNVARMFMKVSPPSAELRYAWPWLGVLGSFAGTMGGLFGVGGAVVATPILTSVFGTTQVVAQGLSLALAAPSTLVTLVTYGVHHSVDWGVGVPLAVGGLLSISWGVKLAHALPEKVLRAMFCVFLVVCAVMLGFEL; this is encoded by the coding sequence ATGATCGAGTGGTTGTTGTATATCGCGCTGGGCGCTGCACTGGGCACCATGGGGGGCTTGTTCGGTATTGGTGGCGGGCTGATCGCGATTCCCGCGCTGGGTGTGCTGTTTGGTCTGGACCAGCAGTTGGCGCAGGGCACGGCGCTGGTGATGGTGGTGCCGAACGTGCTGCTGGCGTTATGGCGCTATCACCAGCGCAACCGCATCGAGCTGCGCCATGCCTTGCCGCTGTCGGCGTGCAGCTTCCTGTTCGCCTGGCTGGGGTCGATCTGGGCAGTGGGGCTGGATGCGCACTCCATGCGCCTGGGCTTTGTCGGCTTTCTGGTGGCCCTGGCGGTGTGGAACGTGGCGCGTATGTTCATGAAGGTGTCGCCGCCCAGTGCCGAGCTGCGTTATGCCTGGCCATGGCTGGGCGTGTTGGGCAGCTTTGCCGGCACCATGGGCGGCTTGTTCGGCGTGGGCGGGGCGGTGGTGGCCACGCCGATCCTGACCAGTGTGTTCGGTACCACCCAGGTGGTGGCGCAGGGGCTGTCGCTGGCGCTGGCCGCGCCGAGTACCTTGGTGACGTTGGTGACCTATGGGGTGCACCACAGTGTCGACTGGGGGGTGGGGGTTCCGTTGGCAGTGGGTGGCTTGCTCAGCATCAGTTGGGGGGTGAAGCTGGCCCATGCGCTGCCGGAGAAGGTGTTACGGGCGATGTTCTGTGTGTTTTTGGTGGTGTGTGCGGTGATGCTGGGGTTTGAACTGTGA
- a CDS encoding elongation factor P, with protein sequence MKTGKELKPGTVLRIDNDPWLVQKAEFTKSGRNSAIMKTKLKNLLTGYKTETVYGADDKLDDVILDRKEATLSFISGDSYTFMDTTDYTMYELNAEDIEAVLPFIEEGMEDVCEAVFFEGRLVSVELPTTISRQVVYTENAARGDTSGKVMKPAKLKNGTVLQVADFINIDEWIDIDTREGGVYKGRSKK encoded by the coding sequence ATGAAAACTGGTAAAGAACTGAAACCCGGTACCGTCCTGCGGATCGACAACGACCCGTGGCTGGTTCAAAAAGCTGAGTTCACCAAGTCGGGCCGTAACAGCGCGATCATGAAGACCAAGCTGAAGAACCTGCTGACCGGCTACAAGACCGAAACCGTATACGGTGCGGACGACAAGCTGGACGACGTGATCCTGGATCGCAAAGAAGCGACCCTGTCGTTCATCAGCGGTGACTCGTACACCTTCATGGACACCACCGACTACACCATGTACGAGCTGAACGCCGAGGACATCGAAGCCGTCCTGCCGTTCATCGAAGAAGGCATGGAAGACGTCTGCGAAGCCGTGTTCTTCGAAGGCCGTCTGGTATCGGTTGAACTGCCGACCACCATCAGCCGTCAGGTTGTCTACACCGAGAACGCTGCTCGCGGCGACACCTCGGGCAAGGTCATGAAGCCTGCCAAACTGAAGAACGGTACCGTACTGCAGGTTGCCGACTTCATCAACATCGACGAGTGGATCGACATCGACACTCGCGAAGGTGGCGTGTACAAGGGCCGTTCCAAGAAGTAA
- a CDS encoding organic hydroperoxide resistance protein, with translation MQKVTPLYIAEATSTGGRDGKSRSSDGKLEVKLSTPKELGGAGGDGTNPEQLFAAGYSACFIGALKFVAGQEKKALPAEASITAKVGIGQIPGGFGLDIDLHINLPGLAQADAEGLVEKAHQVCPYSNATRGNVDVRLHVTV, from the coding sequence ATGCAAAAGGTCACTCCGCTGTACATCGCAGAAGCTACCTCCACCGGTGGGCGCGACGGCAAATCCAGGTCCAGCGACGGCAAGCTGGAAGTCAAGCTGAGCACCCCCAAGGAACTGGGCGGCGCTGGCGGTGACGGCACCAACCCCGAGCAGCTGTTCGCTGCCGGTTACTCGGCGTGCTTCATCGGCGCCCTGAAGTTTGTGGCCGGGCAAGAGAAAAAAGCCCTGCCGGCAGAGGCCTCGATCACCGCCAAGGTGGGCATCGGCCAGATCCCGGGCGGTTTTGGCCTGGACATCGACCTGCACATCAACCTGCCGGGCCTGGCCCAGGCCGATGCCGAAGGGCTGGTGGAGAAAGCGCACCAGGTGTGTCCTTACTCCAATGCCACCCGCGGTAATGTGGATGTGCGCCTGCACGTAACCGTCTAA